A window from Fragaria vesca subsp. vesca linkage group LG5, FraVesHawaii_1.0, whole genome shotgun sequence encodes these proteins:
- the LOC101305269 gene encoding uncharacterized protein LOC101305269, with amino-acid sequence MNCEVCQLKELEVEHFEIREVLRCILHTIVFNRALGLVRPKDVDLELFEITYVQCGDVDLEKKIDEKIEQFISWVEKHPNKKSQVCLSFFEVKKNKQASWFTNKTERLYWEQWYINLNVAQTPKVHSTKSHHSKIVVDPGESASEERIARRAALESTLHEVLFQIVKFVNEKKDHVPPIPNLEGVVYFPHEITIPSSSDSAFGMDIFKRMLQTGHPTMLS; translated from the exons ATGAACTGCGAAGTTTGCCAACTCAAAGAATTG GAAGTCGAGCACTTTGAGATTCGTGAAGTTCTTCGCT GCATACTTCACACAATTGTGTTCAACCGGGCTTTAGGTCTTGTTCGGCCGAAAGATGTTGATTTGGAACTATTTGAAATTACATAT GTGCAATGTGGAGATGTGGATCTTGAAAAGAAAATAGATGAGAAGATTGAGCAATTCATCAGTTGGGTAGAGAAACACCCAAACAAGAAAAGTCAG GTCTGCTTGTCTTTCTTTGAAGTAAAAAAAAACAAACAGGCATCTTGGTTCACTAATAAGACAGAGCGGCTATATTGGGAACAGTGGTATATCAATTTAAATGTGGCCCAAACCCCAAAAGTACATTCTACCAAATCTCATCACTCCAAAATTGTAGTTGATCCAGGAG AAAGTGCATCAGAGGAGAGAATTGCTCGCAGAGCTGCACTTGAATCAACTCTTCATGAGGTTTTGTTTCAAATTGTGAAATTTGTGAACGAGAAGAAAGATCATGTTCCCCCCATACCGAATCTTGAGGGTGTAGTCTATTTCCCCCATGAAATAACTATCCCAAG TTCCTCGGACTCTGCATTTGGGATGGACATATTCAAGAGGATGCTGCAGACTGGCCACCCAACCATGCTTAGCTGA
- the LOC101305563 gene encoding methylesterase 10-like, with protein MDENQKHFVLVHGTCHGAWCWYKLIPLLRGAGHRVTALDLGASGIDSKQVDEVPSLWDYVKSLMEFMATIPHDEKVILVCHSYGGLPISLAMERFPHKILVSVFVTAYLPHYSSPPGTLIQEFLKRTSAESLLDNQFTFDKNTENPAITSVMFGPKYMAAKLYQNCKLEDLELAKLLLRPSGMFIEELSKECLLTEAKFGSVKRVYVVCQEDEVMKEDFQRWMIKSNGPTDEVKLIKGAGHMVMLSKPQELCQCLCGVAEDFA; from the exons ATGGATGAGAATCAGAAACACTTCGTTTTGGTCCATGGAACTTGCCATGGAGCATGGTGTTGGTACAAGCTTATCCCTCTGCTCCGCGGCGCTGGTCACCGTGTCACTGCTCTGGACCTTGGTGCTTCTGGGATCGACTCCAAGCAGGTGGACGAGGTCCCTTCACTTTGGGATTATGTCAAATCATTGATGGAGTTCATGGCTACTATTCCTCATGATGAGAAGGTCATATTGGTTTGCCATAGCTACGGCGGCCTTCCCATATCTCTAGCCATGGAGAGGTTTCCTCACAAGATTTTGGTTTCAGTCTTTGTCACAGCTTATTTGCCTCATTACAGTTCTCCACCAGGAACTCTCATACAAGAA TTCTTGAAGAGGACCTCAGCGGAATCCTTGTTGGATAACCAGTTTACATTTGACAAAAACACAGAAAATCCGGCAATTACTTCTGTTATGTTTGGTCCAAAATACATGGCTGCCAAACTGTACCAGAACTGCAAGTTAGAG GATCTGGAACTAGCTAAACTGTTGCTAAGGCCATCAGGGATGTTCATAGAAGAGTTGAGCAAGGAGTGCCTGCTAACAGAAGCGAAATTCGGGTCAGTGAAGAGAGTTTATGTGGTGTGCCAAGAGGATGAGGTTATGAAGGAAGACTTCCAACGATGGATGATTAAGAGCAATGGTCCGACAGACGAAGTGAAGTTGATCAAGGGTGCTGGTCATATGGTCATGCTATCAAAGCCCCAAGAACTTTGCCAATGCTTATGTGGAGTTGCTGAGGATTTTGCTTAA
- the LOC101305850 gene encoding methylesterase 1-like produces MERIRPVNEVVYFLIFLSLVATCSTISATQSCITESSKICAASSSSSQIPVGKKHFVLIHGAGHGAWSWYKVAALLKSSGHNVTALDLGASGINPIQVQQLPSFSDFVEPLTKIMVSLPPKERVILVSHSMAGATIAVFMEKFPEKIAAAVYVSAFMSGPTLNYSTIFTEINKRLDYMDSEFRYDNGSNNSATSFRFGPKVSENLYQLSPPEDLTLGISLVRFSPLYDYDLMKLTEEKYGLVPRIFIVADQDRAIVLDVQNFMIKNNPPDEVRVISGSDHMVMFCRPVELFSHLQNIAEKYS; encoded by the exons ATGGAGCGCATAAGACCTGTGAATGAAGTTGTGTATTTCCTTATATTTCTTAGCTTGGTAGCAACTTGCAGTACCATTAGCGCAACTCAGTCATGTATAACGGAATCATCAAAGATTTGTGCAGCTTCTTCTTCTTCTTCCCAGATCCCAGTTGGGAAGAAGCACTTCGTGTTGATTCACGGGGCCGGTCACGGAGCGTGGTCTTGGTACAAGGTGGCGGCGTTACTGAAATCTTCCGGTCATAATGTAACGGCTCTGGACTTGGGAGCATCAGGAATCAACCCGATCCAGGTTCAGCAACTCCCTTCGTTCTCCGACTTCGTTGAACCGTTGACAAAGATCATGGTGTCACTGCCGCCAAAGGAAAGGGTTATTCTGGTGTCTCACAGCATGGCCGGAGCTACAATAGCGGTTTTCATGGAGAAGTTCCCTGAGAAAATTGCGGCAGCCGTGTATGTCTCTGCCTTTATGTCAGGTCCTACTCTCAATTACTCCACCATTTTTACAGAG ATAAACAAACGATTGGATTATATGGATTCTGAATTTAGATATGACAACGGGAGCAATAATTCTGCAACCTCCTTCCGCTTTGGGCCGAAGGTCTCGGAAAACTTGTACCAGCTATCTCCACCAGAG GATTTAACACTAGGGATTTCGTTGGTGAGATTTTCCCCTCTATACGACTACGATCTTATGAAACTCACAGAGGAGAAATATGGATTGGTTCCCAGAATATTCATCGTGGCGGATCAAGACCGTGCAATAGTGTTGGACGTGCAAAATTTCATGATCAAGAATAATCCACCAGATGAAGTCAGAGTGATCAGTGGTTCTGATCACATGGTCATGTTCTGTAGACCAGTGGAGCTCTTCTCCCACCTCCAGAACATTGCTGAGAAATATTCTTAA